A single genomic interval of Hevea brasiliensis isolate MT/VB/25A 57/8 chromosome 4, ASM3005281v1, whole genome shotgun sequence harbors:
- the LOC131179252 gene encoding histone H4, whose translation MSGRGKGGKGLGKGGAKRHRKVLRDNIQGITKPAIRRLARRGGVKRISGLIYEETRGVLKIFLENVIRDAVTYTEHARRKTVTAMDVVYALKRQGRTLYGFGG comes from the coding sequence ATGTCTGGGCGCGGCAAGGGAGGCAAGGGGCTTGGAAAGGGAGGAGCCAAGCGTCACCGCAAGGTCCTTCGCGATAATATCCAAGGCATTACAAAGCCAGCAATTCGCCGTTTGGCTCGCAGAGGTGGTGTGAAGCGTATCAGTGGTTTAATCTATGAGGAGACCCGTGGTGTCCTCAAGATCTTCCTTGAGAATGTGATCAGAGATGCTGTGACGTACACCGAACACGCTCGCCGTAAGACTGTTACAGCCATGGATGTGGTGTATGCACTGAAGAGACAGGGTAGAACCCTTTATGGATTTGGTGGTTAG